From Mya arenaria isolate MELC-2E11 chromosome 1, ASM2691426v1, a single genomic window includes:
- the LOC128238479 gene encoding uncharacterized protein LOC128238479 — MTSYRNLLRAKETQNWVKAAIALNITKQGLQDLVGDVLTCVHQDIYNTVRTSNGLPAGAICAQCFTENVLQCPTRGICTSLRNCRLHNSPTNKHVSCPNGICGNVHDEIIHHHRFNGPSWKNTNADKWCTSPWEIGKCFLPPDGYKTVSSVNDSDFNGVISVMMNCNDFQNRLSFNVGTQTNLLSEVRDFGRLVRHSNDQKIKDIQLVDILFKLRLLLEDQTELAKRPEAQHAVEQLKQLQSDEFKINAENELEMLKEGLRLRLNDYYQATLENMPISPILAENEAKLSMFYVAPKIVEKKHRKIDRFDKEACGREVTKFSDVFCHEGQFLRNVFLVGEPGKGKTTFSAMCALLWTHQYSQPEGRIEGKTHFADSEFFREFAFLFHITLRDSGQSCNLTEMVKEQLICKIYNTKDVEDGYRLLQTVLESEKCLIIADGLDEWTHPENVNCTCKGDEKIIPFQNYANKATVLTTTRPWRLSQFRVKDSKIDKYLELEGAEEPKEIIKNIVTILNEDNEVERDPEDFMKIICEKGLQGLLTAPIITTQLVCLWFEGASFTNSKCNIYAGVLNMLSCKHTSIREKAPKIALPSVINNFECFKHNPMVFIALAKLAYATLFSESRDVSVVFSSDRVSHELDRGQVEFALKTGILTETKSKSLIKRTSHFSFFHKTVQEFLAALHLCLNENDYNQLFGKYEQDNKVSVLGDVSEVFIFICGMKPELGVRMSSWINSSIPQTSFHSMDWTYDDDYGHYTCTINDDKDKQEHRRIIASGYREAQSSNIGDIPLTLTHFSIYVGITPSQDVCALRNLMNINKNQVQSLAIFGYDDTVCEKELQEVFSFSGESLKHVELAYCGGQYDLSKCHRLEYLSIMEGGITQVDTGNIETCKLQFVSSDAESNILSSFKQGMGSKLQSLVLIDVKNIALLCDTLPSLSQLQCIFIETADLGELHLLPPASIKKIDMSFVTMTALAVRRLVEQVENIPHTVSCYMSLCTVKPLSEFEQLKKYMDNSPVFNNYPVETMKFTKI, encoded by the exons ATGACCTCTTATCGAAATCTACTAAGAGCGAAGGAAACGCAGAACTGGGTCAAAGCCGCCATCGCCCTAAACATAACCAAGCAAGGTTTGCAAGATCTTGTGGGGGATGTTCTGACATGCGTTCATCAGGATATCTATAATACCGTTAGAACATCCAACGGTCTTCCAGCTGGGGCAATATGCGCACAATGTTTCACCGAGAACGTGTTGCAATGCCCCACTCGTGGGATATGCACCAGTCTAAGAAACTGTAGATTGCATAACTCCCCAACAAATAAGCACGTTTCTTGTCCTAATGGGATTTGTGGAAATGTTCATGACGAAATCATTCATCACCATAGATTtaatggtccttcatggaagaACACAAACGCCGACAAATGGTGTACCAGCCCCTGGGAGATCGGCAAATGTTTCCTTCCTCCAGATGGCTACAAGACCGTGTCCTCCGTCAACGACAGTGACTTCAACGGTGTAATAAGCGTCATGATGAATTGTAATGATTTCCAGAACCGCTTGTCCTTTAACGTCGGTACACAGACAAATTTACTGTCAGAG GTTCGCGACTTTGGTCGACTCGTCCGCCACTCCAATGATCAGAAGATCAAGGACATCCAGCTAGTAGACATTCTTTTCAAGCTACGACTGCTGCTGGAGGACCAGACTGAACTAGCGAAACGACCCGAGGCACAGCATGCCGTGGAACAGCTTAAACAG TTGCAATCAGACGAGTTTAAGATCAACGCTGAGAACGAACTGGAGATGCTAAAGGAAG GATTACGATTACGCTTGAATGATTACTACCAAGCCACTTTGGAGAACATGCCGATATCTCCAATCCTGGCGGAAAATGAAGCCAAACTCAGTATGTTTTATGTGGCACCGAAGATTGTGGAgaaaaaacatagaaaaatagACAGATTTGACAAAGAAGCATGCGGTCGAGAAGTAACAAAGTTTTCGGATGTATTCTGCCATGAAGGTCAATTCCTCAGAAACGTTTTCCTTGTTGGTGAACCGGGCAAAGGAAAAACAACATTCTCCGCCATGTGTGCTCTGCTATGGACGCATCAATATTCACAACCAGAGGGACGAATTGAGGGTAAAACTCACTTTGCTGACTCAGAATTCTTCAGagagtttgcatttttgtttcatattacccTACGAGATTCTGGTCAGAGTTGCAATCTTACTGAAATGGTCAAGGAACAACTTATTTGTAAAATCTACAATACAAAGGATGTAGAAGATGGCTACCGTCTGTTACAGACTGTGCTGGAAAgtgaaaaatgtttaatcataGCTGACGGCCTTGACGAATGGACTCATCCGGAAAACGTTAACTGTACCTGCAAAGGGGACGAGAAGATTATCCCTTTCCAAAATTATGCCAACAAGGCCACAGTCCTCACGACAACGCGTCCATGGCGACTCTCACAGTTTAGAGTAAAGGATTCAAAGATCGACAAGTATCTTGAATTAGAAGGGGCAGAGGAGccaaaagaaattattaaaaatattgtcaccATCCTTAATGAGGATAATGAAGTTGAACGGGATCCAGAGGACTTCATGAAAATCATATGCGAGAAGGGTCTTCAAGGTTTACTGACAGCGCCTATCATTACGACCCAACTTGTTTGCCTGTGGTTCGAGGGTGCATCGTTTACCAATTCAAAGTGTAACATTTATGCTGGCGTGCTAAACATGCTATCCTGTAAACATACGTCTATCAGAGAGAAGGCTCCGAAAATTGCACTTCCATCTgtgataaataattttgaatgtttcaaGCACAATCCAATGGTTTTCATTGCGCTAGCCAAGTTGGCATACGCAACCTTGTTTTCAGAGTCCCGAGATGTATCTGTTGTATTTAGCAGCGATAGAGTCAGCCATGAATTAGACAGGGGGCAGGTTGAATTTGCATTGAAGACAGGCATACTCACTGAGACGAAATCCAAGTCATTAATCAAACGAACAtctcacttttcattttttcataaaacagtTCAAGAGTTTTTGGCTGCccttcatttatgtttaaatgaaaacgacTACAATCAGTTATTCGGCAAGTACGAACAAGATAACAAGGTATCTGTCTTAGGGGATGTTTctgaagtatttatttttatatgtggAATGAAGCCAGAGCTCGGTGTTCGAATGTCTTCGTGGATCAATAGCTCCATACCTCAAACATCATTCCATTCGATGGATTGGACTTACGACGACGATTACGGTCATTACACCTGTACTATAAATGATGATAAAGACAAACAAGAACATCGGCGTATAATTGCCTCGGGCTACCGTGAAGCCCAATCCAGCAACATCGGCGACATTCCGCTTACTCTCACACACTTCTCTATATACGTGGGTATAACTCCCAGCCAGGATGTCTGTGCATTACGAAACTTGatgaatattaacaaaaacCAAGTTCAGTCACTTGCCATCTTCGGATACGATGACACAGTGTGTGAAAAGGAGCTGCAGGAGGTGTTTAGCTTTTCTGGCGAATCCCTCAAGCACGTTGAATTGGCGTACTGTGGTGGGCAATATGACTTGTCCAAATGTCACAGGCTGGAATATCTGAGTATAATGGAAGGCGGTATTACACAGGTTGATACAGGAAATATTGAAACGTGTAAATTACAGTTCGTATCATCGGATGCTGAATCAAACATACTTAGTTCATTTAAACAGGGAATGGGCAGTAAACTACAAAGCCTTGTTTTAATTGATGTAAAGAATATCGCGTTACTGTGCGATACACTTCCCAGTCTGTCTCAgttacaatgtatttttatcgAAACTGCAGATCTCGGTGAGCTACATCTACTCCCTCCAGCCTccataaaaaaaattgacatgtCTTTTGTTACAATGACAGCGCTGGCGGTGAGAAGGCTGGTGGAACAGGTTGAGAACATACCGCACACTGTGTCATGTTATATGTCCTTATGCACGGTGAAACCTTTGAGTGAGTTTGAACAATTAAAGAAGTATATGGATAATTCGCCAGTATTCAACAATTACCCAGttgaaacaatgaaattcactaaaatttaa